One window of Botrimarina mediterranea genomic DNA carries:
- a CDS encoding 2OG-Fe(II) oxygenase, with translation MSLLNLTALRNAPIETEPFEHFIASDVVNPARIDAVLGDYPKVKKGGSFPLSATHGGPLFNQLCAELQGEEVRKVFAERFRMDLNERPTTLTVRGRCRMKDGQIHTDSKTKLITVLLYLNEPWNADGGRLKLLRNGESLDSAFAEVSPQFGTLVAFKNGPTAWHGHAPFEGVRRALQLNYVVDEAAVRRSERRHGFSALMKRLNPFAKAA, from the coding sequence ATGTCGCTCCTCAATCTCACTGCGCTGCGCAACGCCCCTATCGAGACCGAGCCGTTCGAGCACTTCATCGCCTCGGACGTGGTAAACCCCGCGCGGATCGACGCGGTGCTCGGCGACTATCCGAAGGTCAAGAAGGGCGGCAGCTTCCCGCTCAGCGCCACGCACGGCGGACCGCTGTTCAATCAGCTCTGCGCTGAGTTGCAGGGTGAAGAGGTTCGCAAGGTCTTCGCCGAGCGGTTCCGTATGGACCTCAACGAGCGGCCCACGACACTCACCGTCCGCGGCCGTTGCCGGATGAAGGACGGACAGATCCACACCGACAGCAAGACGAAGCTGATCACCGTCCTGCTGTACCTCAACGAGCCGTGGAACGCCGACGGCGGCCGCCTCAAGCTGCTCCGCAACGGCGAGTCGCTCGACAGCGCGTTCGCCGAGGTGTCGCCGCAGTTCGGCACGCTGGTGGCCTTCAAGAACGGCCCGACCGCCTGGCACGGCCACGCGCCGTTCGAGGGCGTGCGCCGCGCGCTGCAACTCAACTACGTCGTCGACGAAGCCGCCGTGCGCCGCTCCGAGCGCCGCCACGGTTTTTCGGCGCTGATGAAGCGGCTCAACCCGTTCGCCAAGGCGGCGTAG
- a CDS encoding J domain-containing protein — MGFFELAAGFDRKDLKRSYNLLLRVYKPEKHPAEFQQIRAAYEDLERRLRYGDAREAAGEANWNAGDKSPSLPQGEAAEAKEPSAPDAIDLESLANRLESGDETLRSAYDELAKKRRKTPPDYYALALIGDAVGPPEEQLFLRWTLDGLTSWPGDSALSQLVYGYLRGQAPIDSIPALLLMISKAVSNDGYYRLTEGAWERLLRERPYSVFVQTLETCEANVAEGAGSDPTIGGRVAFYLFALRHALWKDAGDWKDRALEFVEEHFDQMPEHLVNDLDGLMILREYLAHRAEFVAAHPLRARLDAVLEAAYTHDQIEVDRMMAECQREVLASPETVAEAFPVMESPACQAFYPLWAWVSHEIAARVSPPHEEAIDLALWKGRVIDLLSKSKAKMGWHSAVLPCAQFCRGVAMVAGVIVVAVLVFALCFIPVLYLSMNEYGEVPPETFMYGPLLSIIPTLIACIGYWKRFPRLFDRRVLQPLGVRVAEHCYRRVWRPLTFDFMRRSVLDFFTFREFVTQAAAEAPPDERGWICHYVQQDFGLAVYSIAQRYRE; from the coding sequence GTGGGCTTTTTTGAACTTGCGGCGGGGTTTGATCGCAAGGACCTCAAACGCAGCTACAACCTGTTGCTGAGGGTCTACAAGCCCGAGAAGCACCCGGCCGAGTTCCAACAGATCCGGGCGGCGTACGAGGACCTTGAAAGGCGTCTTCGCTACGGCGACGCTCGCGAGGCGGCCGGCGAAGCCAATTGGAATGCTGGTGACAAGTCGCCCTCCCTCCCGCAAGGGGAAGCCGCGGAAGCGAAGGAGCCATCGGCGCCCGATGCGATTGATTTAGAGTCGCTGGCGAATCGCTTGGAGTCGGGCGACGAAACTTTGCGGTCTGCCTACGACGAACTCGCTAAGAAGCGACGGAAAACGCCGCCCGACTACTACGCGCTCGCGCTGATTGGCGACGCGGTTGGACCTCCCGAAGAGCAGCTCTTTCTGCGATGGACGCTTGACGGACTGACTTCGTGGCCGGGCGACTCGGCGTTGTCGCAGCTGGTTTATGGTTACCTGCGCGGGCAGGCGCCGATCGATTCGATCCCGGCGCTGTTGTTGATGATCAGCAAGGCGGTCTCGAACGATGGCTACTATCGGCTGACCGAAGGGGCGTGGGAACGATTATTGCGTGAGCGACCGTATTCTGTCTTCGTTCAAACCTTGGAGACATGCGAAGCCAATGTGGCGGAGGGCGCCGGCAGCGACCCAACGATTGGTGGGCGTGTCGCCTTCTACCTGTTCGCGCTGCGGCACGCGCTATGGAAGGACGCCGGCGACTGGAAGGACCGGGCGCTGGAGTTCGTCGAAGAGCACTTCGACCAGATGCCCGAGCACCTCGTCAACGACCTCGACGGCCTGATGATCCTGCGCGAGTACCTGGCGCACCGGGCCGAGTTCGTCGCCGCCCACCCGCTGCGGGCGCGGCTCGACGCGGTGCTCGAGGCGGCCTACACGCACGATCAGATCGAGGTCGATCGGATGATGGCGGAATGCCAGCGCGAGGTGTTGGCGTCGCCCGAAACGGTCGCCGAGGCGTTCCCCGTCATGGAATCACCGGCCTGCCAAGCGTTCTATCCGTTGTGGGCTTGGGTCTCGCACGAAATTGCTGCCCGAGTATCGCCGCCACATGAGGAGGCAATTGACTTGGCGTTATGGAAGGGGCGCGTCATTGACCTGCTTTCCAAGAGCAAAGCGAAGATGGGATGGCACTCGGCCGTGCTTCCCTGCGCGCAGTTTTGTCGCGGCGTCGCGATGGTGGCTGGCGTTATCGTTGTGGCGGTGCTTGTGTTCGCACTCTGTTTCATACCGGTGCTCTATCTCTCGATGAACGAGTACGGCGAAGTTCCGCCAGAGACTTTCATGTATGGGCCTCTGCTTTCGATCATACCGACCCTTATCGCCTGTATCGGCTATTGGAAGCGATTCCCGCGACTCTTCGATCGCCGAGTGTTACAACCCCTTGGCGTCCGGGTGGCGGAACATTGTTATCGCCGTGTTTGGCGACCCCTGACGTTCGATTTCATGCGGCGGTCGGTGCTCGATTTCTTCACCTTCCGCGAGTTCGTAACTCAAGCCGCGGCCGAAGCTCCTCCTGATGAGCGTGGCTGGATATGTCACTACGTCCAGCAGGATTTTGGGTTGGCCGTGTACTCAATCGCACAGCGGTATCGAGAGTAG
- a CDS encoding DinB family protein, with translation MLTANDLLFSYRWGVDTFAKLVSDVADKDMARQPVEGINHPAWLLGHVGTYHEVIASLLRGEAFDNPWDSPCGKNSTPSADRSRYPSKEQLLKHHEAAAALACRTIESVKPEAWTRPMDHPTWGKQFATVAPAVVFLATSHQSLHLGQLSGWRRAMGLPRI, from the coding sequence ATGCTCACCGCCAACGACCTGCTGTTTTCGTACCGCTGGGGCGTCGATACGTTCGCCAAGCTCGTTAGCGACGTGGCCGACAAGGACATGGCCCGCCAGCCGGTCGAGGGGATCAACCACCCGGCGTGGCTGTTGGGGCATGTCGGCACGTACCACGAGGTGATCGCGTCGCTGCTGCGGGGCGAGGCGTTCGACAACCCGTGGGACTCGCCGTGCGGCAAGAATTCGACGCCGTCGGCGGACCGGTCGCGGTACCCGTCGAAGGAGCAGCTGCTGAAACATCACGAGGCCGCGGCGGCGCTGGCCTGTCGGACCATCGAATCGGTGAAGCCGGAAGCGTGGACGCGGCCGATGGACCACCCAACGTGGGGCAAACAGTTCGCGACCGTGGCGCCGGCGGTGGTGTTCTTGGCGACGTCCCACCAGTCGCTGCACCTGGGGCAGCTCAGCGGTTGGCGCCGGGCGATGGGGCTGCCGCGTATCTGA
- a CDS encoding DUF1598 domain-containing protein encodes MQRRFANRLAGWTAVFAVLAVSSWTAPELQAGGLIRAPAVGGVYIDAEGVVTAPPIDGAEALRATWQQGLEPTPAEMEPLTDLRFVSLRKLDEQIAAAKQAGEPLPDAVRYLAGLLRVKHVLVYPPKDGQPGDIVLAGPAEGWKVDALGNTVGMTTGRPVLMLDDLVVALRTAETSNGPGVSCSIDPTKEGLARAQKVSRTLTADQGPMTAARRLEQAFGRQVVTVNGVPASSHFARSLVAADFRMKRLAMGMEPSQVAGLPSYLETLNTRAVKANLLPRWWLAADYEPLARDAEGLAWEIRGQGVKCQAEEDFVNDAGEVKRGGGRGDTDAGKWAATMTEKFDELADHDSAFGHVRNAFDLSVAAAIIAMHELTDVAKLDTPHLSAEYQPEEYNVPKYVATQATFLKRGGKWVVTASGGVQLFPWQIADDQEEVANLGKLRTETASKANKAWWWQ; translated from the coding sequence ATGCAACGTCGGTTCGCTAATCGTCTGGCCGGCTGGACGGCTGTTTTCGCGGTGCTTGCGGTGAGCAGCTGGACCGCTCCGGAGCTACAGGCCGGCGGCCTGATTCGCGCGCCGGCGGTCGGTGGCGTTTACATCGACGCCGAGGGCGTCGTCACCGCTCCGCCGATCGATGGCGCCGAAGCGCTCCGCGCCACGTGGCAGCAAGGCCTCGAGCCGACGCCTGCCGAGATGGAGCCGCTGACCGATCTGCGTTTTGTGTCTTTGCGGAAGCTCGACGAGCAGATCGCCGCCGCGAAGCAGGCGGGCGAACCGCTGCCAGACGCCGTGCGTTACTTGGCCGGCCTGTTGCGTGTGAAGCACGTGCTGGTCTACCCACCGAAGGACGGCCAGCCCGGCGATATCGTCCTCGCCGGACCCGCTGAGGGTTGGAAGGTCGATGCGTTGGGCAACACCGTTGGCATGACGACGGGCCGCCCGGTCCTGATGCTCGACGACCTCGTCGTCGCGCTCCGCACCGCCGAGACCTCCAACGGTCCCGGCGTAAGCTGCTCGATCGATCCGACCAAGGAAGGCTTGGCCCGCGCTCAGAAGGTGTCACGCACGCTGACGGCGGACCAAGGCCCGATGACGGCCGCCCGCCGGCTGGAGCAGGCCTTCGGTCGCCAAGTGGTGACCGTGAACGGCGTCCCCGCTTCGAGCCACTTCGCTCGTTCGCTCGTGGCCGCCGACTTCCGCATGAAGCGCCTCGCCATGGGCATGGAGCCTTCGCAAGTCGCGGGCCTGCCGAGCTATCTCGAAACGCTCAACACCCGCGCCGTGAAGGCGAACCTGCTGCCGCGTTGGTGGCTGGCCGCCGACTACGAGCCGCTGGCGCGCGACGCCGAGGGCCTCGCCTGGGAGATCCGCGGCCAGGGCGTGAAGTGCCAGGCCGAAGAGGACTTCGTCAACGACGCCGGCGAAGTGAAGCGGGGCGGCGGGCGCGGTGACACCGACGCTGGTAAGTGGGCCGCGACGATGACCGAGAAGTTCGACGAGCTCGCCGACCACGACTCGGCCTTCGGCCACGTCCGCAACGCGTTCGACCTGTCGGTCGCGGCAGCGATCATCGCGATGCACGAGCTGACCGACGTCGCCAAGCTCGACACGCCGCATCTCTCGGCCGAGTACCAGCCCGAGGAGTACAACGTGCCGAAGTACGTCGCGACACAGGCGACGTTCCTCAAGCGTGGCGGCAAGTGGGTCGTCACCGCCTCGGGCGGCGTGCAGCTCTTCCCGTGGCAGATCGCCGACGACCAAGAAGAAGTCGCCAACCTCGGCAAGCTCCGCACCGAGACCGCGTCGAAAGCGAACAAGGCGTGGTGGTGGCAGTGA
- a CDS encoding glycosyltransferase family 9 protein — translation MTRTSAPQTAANSPAATWARDPSRPRVLIARMSAIGDTILTTPVVCRLRDRFPGAYIVWAVEQKSARFIQGHPAIDETIVLPRGWFVSPKSVHALRRRLKPMRFDVAIDCQSITKSALACWLSGAPLRIGCSGQYGCELSPWLNNRLVEPRRPHLTDRTLELLAPLGMEAATNAYEPVRWDLPRTPGAEQSVAKWAPTEAFAVINCGATWDSKLWEMERFGAIAQRLGQRRGLPSIVVWGGQHERTWAETIVATSGGWATLAPPTTLPELAALLRQSRLLLSSDTGPMHLAVAVGTPTVGLFGATHPDACGPYGLPHEAVLKRFHDGGRRDRRNADNSAMREITVDDAWAACQRVLDRTANAFPHAPAAMAS, via the coding sequence ATGACGCGGACTTCTGCCCCACAGACGGCGGCCAACTCGCCCGCTGCCACCTGGGCGCGCGACCCGTCGCGGCCGCGCGTGCTGATCGCCCGCATGAGCGCGATCGGCGACACGATCCTCACCACGCCCGTCGTCTGCCGACTGCGCGACCGCTTCCCCGGCGCGTACATCGTCTGGGCCGTCGAGCAGAAGTCGGCTCGCTTCATCCAGGGACACCCCGCGATCGATGAGACGATCGTCTTGCCGCGGGGCTGGTTCGTCTCGCCCAAGTCGGTTCACGCCCTACGTCGCCGTCTGAAGCCGATGCGCTTCGACGTGGCGATCGATTGCCAGAGCATCACCAAGTCGGCGCTTGCCTGCTGGCTCTCCGGCGCGCCGCTGCGGATCGGTTGCAGCGGGCAGTACGGCTGCGAGCTGAGCCCCTGGCTCAACAACCGCTTGGTCGAGCCGCGTCGCCCGCACCTTACCGATCGCACCCTGGAGTTACTCGCGCCGCTTGGCATGGAGGCGGCCACGAATGCGTACGAGCCGGTGCGTTGGGACCTGCCGCGTACGCCCGGCGCGGAACAGTCGGTGGCCAAGTGGGCGCCGACCGAAGCGTTCGCCGTCATCAACTGCGGCGCGACCTGGGACTCGAAGCTCTGGGAGATGGAACGCTTCGGCGCGATCGCCCAGCGGCTCGGCCAGCGCCGCGGCCTGCCGTCAATCGTGGTCTGGGGCGGCCAGCACGAACGCACTTGGGCCGAGACGATCGTCGCGACGAGCGGCGGCTGGGCGACGCTCGCGCCCCCGACAACGTTGCCGGAACTCGCCGCCCTGCTCCGCCAGTCGCGGCTGCTGCTGAGCAGTGACACGGGGCCGATGCACCTGGCGGTCGCCGTCGGCACGCCCACGGTGGGGCTCTTCGGCGCCACGCACCCCGACGCCTGCGGGCCCTATGGCTTGCCCCACGAGGCGGTGCTCAAGCGATTCCACGACGGCGGTCGTCGTGATCGACGCAACGCTGACAACTCGGCGATGCGTGAGATCACCGTCGATGACGCCTGGGCCGCCTGCCAGCGCGTCCTCGACCGCACCGCGAACGCTTTCCCTCACGCCCCTGCCGCGATGGCTTCGTAG
- a CDS encoding Hsp70 family protein gives MSLIVGIDLGTTNSLCASFRDGKPQLVSNPHGDLLTPSVVGVLPSGEVIVGAAAKELSVRYPDRAVSCFKRWMGGTHEATLAGHKFSAVELSSLVLKSLRDDASQHLGEEVEEAVITVPAYFNDLQRKATKAAGELAGLRVRRILNEPTAAALAYGFHDREAEKRLLVVDLGGGTFDVTLMEVFEGTLEIIATAGASQLGGEDFTSRLVAEVLKTQGKQLELAELQSPLYVARLRVECERAKRGLGESGDASIRLPNEDGTIDDGAKRVSIGGEAFEKSTAALLERIAGPIDRVLRDGRSKADDVDDVILVGGATRMPVLQKLVEERFGRPPQARFDPDQVVALGAAVQAALIADDRAVEDMVMTDVCPFTLGVDTAKHFGAEHRSGYFTPIIDRNTTVPVSREQAFYTLRHNQRQVRFAVYQGEHRRVEKNLKLGELVVTEVPPGPPGQAVFVRFTYDINGILEVEGYAAGREEHKVAVVLTQHASAMDAEEIAAAVARMKELKYYPRDDQESQRLLRAAERFVAEVSPLQREQLESAIDAFEAALAEADRDLVQSARMTLEHVLSALGYEA, from the coding sequence ATGTCGTTGATCGTTGGCATCGACCTGGGGACGACGAACTCGCTGTGCGCGTCCTTCCGCGACGGCAAGCCCCAACTCGTCAGCAACCCGCACGGCGACTTGCTGACGCCGTCCGTCGTCGGCGTGTTGCCGAGCGGCGAAGTCATCGTCGGCGCCGCGGCGAAAGAACTCTCGGTCCGCTACCCTGACCGCGCCGTCTCCTGCTTCAAGCGCTGGATGGGCGGCACGCACGAGGCGACGCTCGCCGGGCACAAGTTTTCGGCGGTCGAGCTGTCGAGCCTCGTGCTCAAGTCGCTGCGTGACGACGCCTCGCAGCATCTCGGCGAAGAAGTCGAGGAGGCCGTCATCACGGTGCCCGCCTACTTCAACGACCTCCAGCGGAAGGCGACCAAGGCGGCGGGCGAGCTCGCCGGCCTGCGGGTGCGACGGATCCTCAACGAGCCGACCGCGGCTGCGCTGGCGTATGGGTTCCACGATCGTGAAGCGGAGAAGCGGCTCTTGGTGGTGGACCTCGGCGGCGGCACGTTCGACGTGACGCTGATGGAGGTCTTCGAGGGGACGCTCGAGATCATCGCCACCGCCGGAGCGAGCCAGCTCGGCGGTGAGGACTTTACGTCGCGGCTGGTGGCCGAAGTCCTCAAGACCCAAGGCAAGCAGCTCGAGCTCGCCGAATTGCAATCGCCGCTGTACGTCGCCCGGTTGCGGGTCGAGTGCGAACGCGCCAAGCGCGGGCTCGGCGAGAGCGGCGACGCGTCGATCCGGTTGCCGAACGAGGACGGCACGATCGACGACGGCGCCAAAAGGGTGAGCATCGGTGGCGAAGCGTTCGAGAAATCAACCGCGGCGTTGCTCGAACGGATCGCGGGGCCGATCGACCGTGTGCTGCGTGACGGCAGGTCGAAAGCCGACGATGTGGACGACGTGATCCTTGTCGGCGGCGCCACGCGGATGCCCGTGCTGCAAAAGCTCGTCGAAGAACGATTTGGTCGGCCGCCGCAGGCGCGTTTCGACCCCGATCAAGTGGTCGCCCTGGGCGCCGCGGTGCAGGCGGCGTTGATCGCTGATGACCGTGCGGTCGAAGACATGGTGATGACGGACGTCTGCCCGTTCACCTTGGGCGTCGATACGGCGAAGCACTTCGGCGCCGAGCACAGGTCCGGTTACTTCACGCCGATCATCGACCGCAACACGACGGTGCCCGTATCAAGAGAACAAGCCTTCTACACCCTGCGACACAACCAGCGGCAAGTGCGCTTCGCCGTGTACCAGGGGGAGCACCGACGTGTCGAGAAGAACCTGAAGCTGGGAGAACTGGTTGTCACCGAGGTTCCTCCCGGACCGCCCGGACAAGCGGTCTTTGTCCGCTTTACTTACGACATCAACGGCATTCTGGAAGTCGAGGGATACGCCGCGGGCCGCGAGGAGCACAAAGTCGCAGTCGTCCTCACGCAGCACGCATCCGCCATGGACGCCGAAGAAATCGCCGCAGCGGTCGCGCGGATGAAAGAGCTCAAGTACTACCCGCGCGACGACCAAGAGAGCCAGCGATTGCTGCGTGCGGCCGAGCGGTTCGTCGCCGAGGTCAGCCCGCTGCAGCGCGAGCAGCTGGAAAGCGCGATCGATGCGTTTGAGGCGGCGCTCGCCGAGGCGGATCGCGACTTGGTCCAGTCGGCGCGGATGACGCTCGAGCACGTGCTGTCGGCCCTTGGTTACGAGGCGTAA